A genomic stretch from Sphingomonas sp. HDW15A includes:
- a CDS encoding septum formation initiator family protein translates to MGLIRRAAMPALALIIVGTFGGHAIAGPNGLLAWGGYNRDLQQRREELAKLEAERDALRHRSALLNPKKADPDLGEELIRRDLGLVRSDEVIIPLE, encoded by the coding sequence TTGGGACTGATCCGTCGCGCGGCGATGCCCGCGCTGGCGCTGATCATTGTCGGCACTTTCGGCGGCCATGCGATCGCCGGGCCCAACGGCCTTCTCGCCTGGGGGGGATACAATCGCGACCTCCAACAGCGCCGCGAAGAGCTGGCCAAGCTCGAGGCTGAGCGCGATGCGCTTCGCCATCGGTCTGCCCTGCTCAATCCGAAAAAGGCCGATCCCGACCTTGGCGAGGAATTGATCCGCCGCGATCTCGGCCTCGTCCGCTCCGACGAGGTGATCATCCCGCTTGAGTAG
- the carB gene encoding carbamoyl-phosphate synthase large subunit encodes MPRRTDIHSILVIGAGPIVIGQAAEFDYSGSQALKALKEEGYRVIVVNSNPATIMTDPELADATYIEPITPEIVERIIEAEKPDALLPTMGGQTALNTALTLNRTGVLEKHGVKLIGAQAEAIDKAEDRQKFREAMDRIGLESARSGIAHSLQDALKVLEMTGLPAIIRPSFTLGGTGGGVAYNREEFVAIVASGLDASPTTEVLIEESLLGWKEYEMEVVRDRADNAIIICSIENVDPMGVHTGDSITVAPALTLTDKEYQRMRSASIAVLREIGVETGGSNVQFAVNPKDGRMIVIEMNPRVSRSSALASKATGFPIAKVAAKLAVGYTLDEIANDITGGATPASFEPTIDYVVTKIPRFAFEKFKGAEATLSTAMKSVGEVMAIGRSFAESLQKALRGLEVGLCGLDRVRELEDVDPSEIENALGRATPDRLLVAAEALRQGFTVQRIHELAGFDPWFLERLAEIVAAEEQLRAEGLPADAEGLRRLKAMGFSDARLAQLSLRSANVEREKSEAAAYGSGLVHDVLRAMTGGVTADEVRATRLKLGVHPVFKRIDSCAAEFDAATPYLYSTYEAPTFGEAEDEAGISDRRKVVILGGGPNRIGQGIEFDYCCCHAAFALKDAGFETIMVNCNPETVSTDPDTSDRLYFEPLTEEDVLEIVTREAAKGELVGVIVQLGGQTPLKLAAALQKNGIPILGTSPDSIDLAEDRERFAKLVDRLGLKQPANGIARSRDEALMVAERIGYPVLLRPSYVLGGRAMEVVDGPAQLENYIATAVQVSGSSPVLIDRYLRDAIEVDVDAIGDGTDVTVCGILQHIEEAGVHSGDSACSIPPYSLSAKVLAEIERQTTALARALDVKGLMNIQFAVKDEEVYLIEVNPRASRTVPFVAKAIGVPIAKIAARVMAGEKLADLPTIDRDIGHIAVKESVFPFARFPGTDPVLSPEMKSTGEVMGIDSNFDIAFAKSQLGGGISLPDSGTVFISVKDSDKEHILAAARMMQELGFIIIATGGTASHLEAAGLKVERVNKVAQGRPHIVDRLTDGGVQLVFNTTEGWQSLKDSYSIRATALKAKVPYFTTAAASLAAARSIGALRGHQLEVRSLQSYYSASER; translated from the coding sequence ATGCCCCGCCGTACCGACATTCATTCCATCCTCGTCATCGGCGCGGGCCCTATCGTCATCGGCCAGGCGGCGGAGTTCGACTATTCCGGAAGCCAGGCGCTCAAAGCCCTGAAAGAGGAAGGCTATCGGGTCATCGTTGTCAATTCGAACCCGGCGACGATCATGACCGATCCGGAACTTGCGGACGCGACCTATATCGAGCCGATTACGCCGGAAATCGTGGAGCGGATCATCGAGGCGGAAAAGCCCGACGCGCTGCTTCCGACGATGGGCGGGCAGACCGCGCTGAACACCGCGCTGACGCTCAACCGCACAGGCGTACTCGAAAAGCATGGCGTCAAGCTGATCGGCGCCCAGGCCGAGGCGATCGACAAGGCCGAGGACCGGCAGAAATTCCGCGAGGCGATGGACCGCATCGGACTGGAATCGGCGAGGAGCGGAATCGCGCACAGCCTGCAAGACGCGCTGAAGGTGCTGGAGATGACGGGCCTGCCGGCGATCATCCGCCCGTCGTTCACGCTCGGCGGCACGGGCGGCGGGGTCGCCTACAACCGCGAGGAATTCGTCGCCATTGTCGCATCTGGCCTCGACGCCAGCCCGACAACCGAGGTGCTGATCGAGGAAAGCCTGCTCGGTTGGAAGGAATATGAGATGGAAGTCGTGCGCGACCGCGCCGACAATGCCATCATCATCTGCTCCATCGAGAATGTCGATCCGATGGGCGTCCACACCGGCGACAGCATCACGGTCGCGCCGGCGCTGACGCTGACCGACAAGGAATATCAAAGGATGCGTTCGGCGAGCATCGCCGTATTGCGCGAGATCGGCGTGGAAACCGGCGGCTCCAACGTCCAGTTCGCGGTCAACCCGAAAGACGGGCGGATGATCGTGATCGAGATGAACCCGCGTGTGTCGCGCTCCTCGGCGCTGGCATCAAAGGCGACCGGATTTCCGATCGCCAAGGTCGCCGCCAAACTGGCGGTGGGCTACACGCTCGACGAGATCGCCAACGACATCACCGGCGGCGCGACCCCGGCGAGCTTCGAGCCGACAATCGACTATGTCGTCACCAAGATCCCACGCTTCGCGTTCGAGAAGTTCAAGGGTGCCGAGGCGACCCTGTCGACGGCGATGAAGTCGGTCGGCGAGGTGATGGCCATCGGCCGCTCGTTTGCCGAGAGCCTTCAGAAAGCGCTTCGCGGACTGGAGGTCGGGCTGTGCGGCCTCGATCGCGTGCGCGAGCTGGAGGATGTCGATCCATCCGAGATCGAAAATGCATTGGGCCGAGCGACTCCCGACCGGCTGCTGGTTGCGGCCGAAGCACTTCGCCAGGGCTTCACCGTGCAGCGGATCCATGAGCTCGCTGGCTTCGATCCGTGGTTCCTCGAAAGGCTGGCAGAGATCGTCGCAGCCGAAGAGCAATTGCGAGCCGAGGGCCTTCCGGCCGACGCGGAGGGGTTGCGGCGGTTGAAAGCGATGGGCTTTTCCGACGCGCGGCTGGCCCAGCTTTCGCTCCGCTCCGCCAATGTCGAGCGCGAAAAGTCGGAAGCCGCCGCTTACGGCTCCGGCCTCGTCCACGATGTGCTTCGGGCGATGACCGGCGGGGTAACCGCTGACGAGGTGCGTGCCACGCGCCTGAAACTTGGCGTTCACCCCGTTTTCAAGCGGATCGACAGCTGCGCCGCGGAATTCGACGCGGCGACGCCCTATCTTTACTCGACCTACGAAGCGCCGACCTTCGGCGAGGCAGAGGACGAGGCCGGCATTTCCGACCGGCGCAAGGTCGTCATTCTCGGCGGCGGCCCGAACCGGATCGGCCAGGGGATCGAGTTCGACTATTGCTGCTGCCACGCGGCGTTCGCGCTCAAGGACGCCGGGTTCGAGACGATCATGGTCAATTGCAATCCGGAGACGGTTTCAACCGATCCGGACACCTCCGACCGGCTCTATTTCGAACCGCTGACGGAAGAGGATGTGCTCGAGATCGTCACTCGCGAAGCCGCAAAAGGCGAGCTTGTCGGCGTGATCGTTCAGCTCGGCGGGCAGACTCCGCTGAAGCTTGCCGCGGCGCTGCAGAAGAACGGCATCCCGATCCTCGGTACCTCACCTGACAGCATCGACCTCGCCGAAGACCGCGAGCGCTTCGCCAAGCTGGTCGACCGCCTCGGCCTAAAGCAACCCGCTAACGGAATAGCGAGGAGCCGCGACGAAGCGCTGATGGTCGCCGAACGGATCGGCTACCCAGTGCTCCTGAGACCAAGCTACGTGCTTGGGGGCCGCGCGATGGAGGTCGTCGACGGACCGGCCCAGCTGGAGAATTACATTGCCACCGCGGTCCAGGTGTCCGGAAGCTCGCCGGTGCTAATCGATCGCTACCTTCGTGACGCCATCGAGGTCGATGTCGATGCGATCGGCGACGGCACGGACGTCACGGTCTGCGGAATCCTGCAGCACATCGAAGAGGCGGGGGTCCATTCGGGCGACAGCGCCTGTTCCATCCCGCCGTACAGCCTGTCGGCAAAAGTGCTTGCCGAAATCGAGCGGCAGACGACGGCTCTGGCGCGCGCGCTCGACGTCAAGGGGCTGATGAACATCCAGTTCGCGGTGAAGGACGAGGAGGTCTACCTCATCGAGGTCAATCCACGCGCCAGCCGCACCGTACCATTCGTCGCCAAGGCGATCGGTGTACCGATCGCCAAGATCGCAGCGCGGGTGATGGCCGGCGAGAAACTGGCCGACCTTCCGACGATCGACCGCGACATCGGGCACATCGCCGTAAAGGAAAGCGTTTTCCCCTTCGCGCGCTTCCCGGGCACTGACCCGGTTCTTTCACCGGAAATGAAGAGCACCGGCGAAGTGATGGGAATCGATAGCAATTTCGATATCGCCTTCGCCAAGTCCCAGCTTGGCGGGGGAATTTCGCTTCCGGATTCGGGAACGGTGTTCATTTCCGTCAAGGACAGCGACAAGGAGCATATCCTCGCCGCTGCGCGCATGATGCAGGAGCTTGGCTTCATCATCATCGCCACTGGCGGAACGGCTTCCCACCTCGAAGCGGCGGGCCTGAAGGTCGAGCGCGTGAACAAGGTCGCCCAAGGTCGCCCGCACATCGTCGACCGGCTGACCGACGGCGGCGTGCAACTAGTGTTCAACACCACCGAGGGCTGGCAGTCGCTGAAGGATAGCTATTCGATCCGCGCGACTGCGCTCAAAGCCAAAGTGCCCTATTTCACGACGGCTGCGGCAAGCCTGGCAGCAGCGCGGTCGATCGGGGCGCTTCGCGGACACCAGCTTGAAGTCCGCTCGCTCCAGTCCTATTATTCCGCCTCCGAACGATAG
- a CDS encoding phage holin family protein: MDDQDEKPIGETFGRLIEDGKAYVRAEVNLVRTRLDIEVDRFRPVAILGAAGLLFAFAALVALAVTLVLTLASLIGPLGGGLAATAIFAAIAGLLAYLAKRSLDRSRA; this comes from the coding sequence ATGGACGATCAGGATGAGAAGCCGATCGGCGAGACGTTCGGCCGCCTCATAGAGGATGGAAAGGCCTACGTCCGGGCAGAGGTCAATCTCGTCCGGACTAGGCTGGATATCGAGGTCGACCGGTTTCGGCCGGTCGCGATCCTCGGCGCCGCCGGGCTCCTGTTCGCCTTCGCCGCGCTTGTCGCCCTGGCGGTTACCCTCGTCCTCACCCTGGCGAGCCTGATCGGCCCGCTTGGCGGCGGATTAGCGGCGACGGCGATCTTCGCCGCTATCGCCGGGCTCCTTGCCTATCTCGCCAAGCGCAGCCTTGACAGGTCGCGCGCATGA
- the pdhA gene encoding pyruvate dehydrogenase (acetyl-transferring) E1 component subunit alpha: MAKTARKAATAIAAPGKPNRERPAEPKRYEASKDELLDFYKQMLLIRRFEERAGQLYGLGLIGGFCHLYIGQEAVAVGLQSAMKVGRDSVITGYRDHGHMLAYGIDPKVIMAELTGRAAGISKGKGGSMHMFSVEHGFYGGHGIVGAQVALGTGLAFKHQYSKDGGTCLAYFGDGAANQGQVYESFNMARLWDLPVIYAIENNKYAMGTSVERSASEPDFYKRGESFRIPGIQVDGMDVLAVRGAAEEAMAWTQAGKGPIILELLTYRYRGHSMSDPAKYRTKEEVQDYREHHDPIDHIKAELNKAGVGEDELKAIDKEIKDIVVEAAKFAEETPEPDAAELYTDVLVEAY; the protein is encoded by the coding sequence GTGGCGAAAACCGCCCGTAAGGCCGCGACCGCAATCGCGGCGCCCGGCAAGCCCAATAGAGAGCGTCCCGCCGAGCCAAAGCGCTATGAGGCGAGCAAGGACGAGCTGCTCGACTTCTACAAGCAGATGCTGCTCATCCGCCGCTTCGAGGAGCGCGCCGGCCAGCTCTACGGCCTGGGCCTGATCGGCGGCTTCTGCCACCTCTACATTGGCCAGGAAGCCGTTGCCGTCGGCCTGCAATCGGCGATGAAGGTGGGGCGCGACAGCGTCATCACCGGCTATCGCGATCATGGACACATGCTGGCCTATGGAATCGACCCCAAAGTGATCATGGCCGAGCTGACCGGGCGCGCCGCTGGAATCTCCAAGGGGAAGGGCGGATCGATGCACATGTTCAGCGTCGAGCACGGCTTTTACGGGGGGCACGGCATCGTCGGCGCGCAAGTCGCGCTTGGCACCGGCCTGGCCTTCAAGCACCAATATTCCAAGGACGGCGGCACCTGCCTGGCTTATTTCGGCGACGGCGCGGCCAACCAGGGCCAGGTCTACGAGAGCTTCAACATGGCGCGGCTGTGGGACCTGCCGGTCATCTACGCCATCGAGAACAACAAATATGCGATGGGCACCAGCGTCGAGCGCTCGGCCTCGGAGCCGGATTTCTACAAGCGCGGCGAGAGCTTCCGCATCCCGGGAATCCAGGTCGATGGAATGGACGTTCTTGCCGTCCGCGGTGCGGCGGAAGAGGCCATGGCCTGGACGCAGGCCGGCAAGGGGCCGATCATCCTCGAGCTTCTCACTTACCGCTATCGCGGCCACTCGATGAGCGACCCAGCAAAGTACCGTACCAAGGAAGAGGTGCAGGATTACCGCGAGCACCATGACCCGATCGATCACATCAAGGCCGAGCTGAACAAGGCGGGCGTCGGCGAAGATGAGCTCAAGGCAATCGATAAGGAAATCAAGGATATCGTGGTGGAAGCTGCGAAGTTTGCTGAAGAAACGCCGGAGCCGGACGCTGCCGAGCTTTATACCGACGTGCTGGTGGAGGCGTACTGA
- a CDS encoding DUF4170 domain-containing protein — protein MSKLHLVFGGRVKDPRGLEFTDLESIDLVGIFNNYADAEEAWRGAAQRTVDDAEMKYVVVHLHRLLEPDSQDA, from the coding sequence ATGAGCAAGCTTCACCTCGTATTTGGCGGCCGCGTCAAGGATCCGCGCGGACTCGAGTTCACCGACCTCGAAAGCATCGACCTGGTCGGAATCTTCAATAATTATGCTGACGCGGAAGAGGCGTGGCGCGGCGCGGCGCAGCGCACGGTGGACGATGCCGAGATGAAATACGTCGTCGTCCACCTTCACCGGCTGCTCGAGCCGGATTCGCAGGACGCCTGA
- the greA gene encoding transcription elongation factor GreA translates to MASEKVPMLADGYRLLEEDLKRLKAERPQIVDAIEEARAHGDLSENAEYHAAKERQGQVEAQIADVEDRLSRALVIDPTTLSGDKVVFGATVTLLDEDDKEVRYQLVGQQEADAKVGRISYNSPLGRALIGRQKGEEVEVETPSGDRYYEIAKVEFI, encoded by the coding sequence ATGGCGAGCGAAAAGGTGCCGATGCTGGCCGACGGCTATCGCCTGCTGGAGGAAGACCTGAAGCGCCTCAAGGCCGAGCGGCCGCAGATCGTCGATGCGATCGAGGAAGCGCGCGCTCATGGCGACCTCAGCGAGAACGCCGAATATCACGCCGCCAAGGAACGGCAGGGCCAGGTCGAGGCACAGATCGCCGACGTCGAGGATCGCCTCAGCCGTGCGTTGGTCATCGACCCGACGACGCTGAGCGGCGACAAGGTCGTGTTCGGCGCAACCGTTACGCTTCTCGACGAGGACGACAAGGAAGTCCGCTACCAGCTTGTCGGCCAGCAGGAAGCCGACGCGAAGGTTGGACGGATCAGCTACAACTCGCCGCTCGGCCGGGCATTGATCGGCCGCCAGAAGGGCGAGGAGGTCGAGGTCGAGACCCCGTCCGGCGACCGTTATTACGAGATCGCCAAAGTCGAGTTCATCTAA